From bacterium, the proteins below share one genomic window:
- a CDS encoding long-chain fatty acid--CoA ligase — protein sequence MNEKRHMTAISAFFDRADYMGGKVCALVKSSGRYKGVSWSEMKSRVLAVAAGLSGLGIEKGDRVAIMVTTRIEWTIADLAIMALGAISVPVYCALPPDRIAHILADSRPKAAIVEDDAVVELFEKARAVGKIAEEMLIIGLRDGTGSHSIEALEKAAGGASMDAAEFEQRGLGPDDPATYVYTSGTTGRLKGVVITHGMIMAEVTSAGLAFRFTPRHVGLLALPLAHVLGRMIQFYHMVHGPVLAYAESLEMLAQNYLEARPHFVCGVPRMLEKIQERVMEHLDRSGPLARRAAAWALKVGGDFIDIKKQSRVISASLRIKYALADTLVFRRLRARLGGRLFCFVSGGAKLSEETTRFFHAAGIKVLEGYGLTETFAAVTVNVQDDYKFGTVGKPLADVSLKLAQDGEILLKGPMVFREYLNLPAETLAAFDSEGYFRTGDLGEYSRDGFLRLTGRKKEMIVTAGGKNVAPQMIEEVLASSPLVKNAMVVGDGRKFIVALIAINEEEVGKRLGRAPGERQGLAWDPMTRALIDEHIKGCNRKLARYETIKRFAITDQVFSVSGGELTPTLKVRRDFVADKYRDALEELYRD from the coding sequence ATGAACGAAAAAAGACATATGACCGCGATCAGCGCCTTCTTCGATCGTGCCGACTACATGGGGGGCAAGGTGTGCGCCCTGGTCAAGTCCTCCGGTCGTTACAAGGGCGTGTCGTGGAGCGAGATGAAATCCAGGGTCCTGGCCGTGGCGGCCGGGCTCTCCGGCCTTGGCATAGAGAAGGGCGATCGCGTCGCCATAATGGTCACGACCAGGATCGAGTGGACGATAGCTGATCTGGCCATCATGGCCCTGGGCGCCATATCCGTACCTGTCTACTGCGCGCTCCCTCCGGACCGCATCGCGCATATCCTCGCCGATTCCCGTCCAAAGGCCGCGATCGTCGAGGATGACGCGGTAGTGGAGCTCTTTGAGAAGGCCAGGGCGGTGGGAAAAATCGCTGAGGAGATGCTCATCATCGGTTTGCGTGATGGAACGGGCTCTCATTCGATCGAGGCGCTCGAAAAGGCGGCGGGCGGCGCGTCGATGGATGCTGCCGAGTTCGAGCAAAGGGGGCTGGGCCCTGACGATCCCGCCACGTATGTCTACACCAGCGGGACCACAGGCCGGCTCAAGGGTGTCGTGATAACCCACGGAATGATCATGGCCGAGGTGACCTCGGCTGGGCTCGCGTTCAGGTTCACCCCGAGGCACGTCGGCCTCCTGGCCTTGCCGCTCGCGCACGTGCTCGGCCGCATGATCCAATTCTATCACATGGTGCACGGGCCCGTCCTCGCCTACGCGGAGAGCCTGGAGATGCTCGCGCAGAACTATCTCGAGGCGAGGCCCCACTTCGTCTGCGGCGTGCCCAGGATGTTGGAGAAGATCCAGGAACGGGTGATGGAGCACCTCGACAGGTCGGGCCCTCTTGCGCGCCGTGCTGCCGCATGGGCGCTGAAGGTCGGCGGCGATTTCATCGATATCAAGAAGCAATCCAGGGTGATTTCCGCGTCGCTTCGGATCAAATATGCACTGGCCGACACGCTCGTCTTCCGAAGACTCAGGGCGCGTCTGGGCGGAAGGCTCTTCTGCTTTGTCTCCGGTGGAGCCAAACTCTCGGAGGAGACGACCCGTTTTTTCCATGCCGCGGGCATAAAGGTCCTCGAAGGCTACGGTCTCACGGAGACCTTCGCGGCGGTCACGGTCAACGTCCAGGACGACTACAAGTTCGGCACAGTCGGCAAGCCGCTGGCGGATGTGTCGCTCAAACTGGCGCAGGACGGTGAGATCCTGCTCAAGGGCCCCATGGTCTTCAGGGAGTATCTCAACCTGCCGGCGGAGACCCTTGCCGCCTTTGATTCTGAGGGATACTTCAGGACCGGCGACCTCGGGGAATATTCGAGGGACGGTTTTTTGCGACTCACCGGCCGCAAGAAGGAGATGATCGTTACTGCGGGCGGCAAGAATGTGGCTCCGCAGATGATAGAGGAGGTCCTCGCATCATCGCCGCTGGTGAAGAACGCGATGGTCGTGGGCGACGGCCGCAAGTTCATCGTCGCCCTCATCGCTATAAATGAAGAAGAGGTAGGAAAGAGGCTGGGCAGGGCGCCGGGGGAGAGACAGGGCCTGGCCTGGGACCCCATGACCAGGGCTCTGATCGATGAACACATCAAGGGCTGCAACCGGAAGCTCGCGCGATACGAGACGATCAAGCGCTTTGCGATAACGGATCAGGTGTTCAGCGTATCCGGAGGCGAACTCACCCCGACTCTCAAGGTGCGCAGGGACTTCGTAGCGGACAAATATCGCGACGCGCTGGAGGAGCTATACCGCGATTAG
- a CDS encoding DUF4870 domain-containing protein has protein sequence MNSAGQTPQAPQTPPQGQGTGLAPNIASLLCYICSPITGIIFLLIEKENNDVKFHAWQSLVFGLVYIALIIALEILAAILGMIASVLGIIVGFFIPIVMLAAFIVWIVCLVKSYQGERWRIPVLGDFAAKKAGV, from the coding sequence ATGAACTCTGCAGGACAGACGCCGCAGGCGCCGCAAACGCCGCCGCAAGGCCAGGGCACCGGTCTCGCCCCGAACATCGCGAGCCTTTTGTGCTACATCTGCTCGCCGATCACCGGGATAATATTCCTTCTCATCGAGAAGGAGAACAACGACGTCAAATTTCACGCATGGCAGTCGCTCGTATTCGGTCTGGTTTATATCGCACTCATCATAGCGCTCGAGATCCTGGCTGCGATACTGGGCATGATAGCCAGCGTGCTTGGGATCATCGTGGGTTTCTTCATCCCGATAGTGATGCTCGCCGCCTTCATCGTCTGGATCGTCTGCCTCGTCAAATCGTATCAGGGCGAGCGCTGGAGGATCCCTGTGCTCGGCGATTTTGCCGCGAAAAAGGCCGGCGTATAG
- a CDS encoding DUF2752 domain-containing protein, with amino-acid sequence MHLTARSNWGWGVIVGVPALFVVAYLWPMIPAFLRPGLCAVKRFSGFPCPGCGLRSSLSLLAHGELRGSIDAHPLGVLIALWLLYVAARAILSLVMGRPLPALLSQGQRDLLLYVFVAALVLQWLAGLAISWIGT; translated from the coding sequence GTGCATCTGACAGCGCGCTCAAACTGGGGCTGGGGCGTCATAGTCGGCGTCCCGGCCCTTTTCGTTGTGGCTTATCTCTGGCCCATGATCCCTGCGTTCCTCCGTCCGGGGCTATGCGCGGTGAAAAGGTTTTCAGGTTTCCCCTGCCCGGGCTGCGGGCTCAGGTCTTCTCTTTCGCTGCTGGCGCACGGAGAACTGCGTGGGAGCATAGACGCGCATCCCCTGGGGGTGCTCATAGCGCTCTGGCTCCTGTATGTGGCTGCGAGGGCGATTTTGAGTCTCGTCATGGGCAGGCCGCTGCCGGCGCTATTGAGCCAGGGGCAGCGCGACCTGTTGCTTTATGTTTTCGTTGCGGCCCTTGTCTTGCAGTGGTTGGCCGGGCTTGCCATTTCCTGGATTGGAACGTAG
- a CDS encoding NAD+ synthase, giving the protein MKIAIAQINTTVGDFAGNSAKIITGIRQGERAGVDVVLFPELAISGYPPRDMLEKPSFIEGNLRAIEAVAKETRGTAALVGFASRNESKDGRGLFNSAGFLHDGSVKFVQHKTLLPQYDVFDEGRHFEPAKEHEVYEFKGRRIGITLCEDLWSKHSFRGRRLYRVDPAHLLKEAGAELIFNISASPFTVGKQRIRYDLFSAEAKSVGLPVFYCNMVGGNDELVFDGRSFVLDAEGRTVCEAQAFEEDFIVVDSDAMGKPSDIVDLPEEEEIWRALVLGLSDYMKKCGFARAVVGLSGGIDSAVVAAIACDAVGPDKVLGVMLPSPYTEERSLRDAERLARNLGISTWHVPINEIYETYRRALGYSSKDAGEVSLAEENIQSRIRGNILMAISNREGSIVLSTGNKSELSVGYCTLYGDMAGGFALISDIPKKIVYRLAQYANRGGERIPKAIILRPPSAELKPNQADTDSLPPYDVLDPIMRHYIEDRMSAEEIVARGFDKDTALRIIRMIDANEYKRRQAPPGIKITMKAFGMGRRFPIARKS; this is encoded by the coding sequence ATGAAGATCGCGATCGCGCAGATAAACACCACCGTCGGCGACTTTGCGGGCAATTCCGCGAAGATAATCACCGGGATCAGACAGGGGGAGCGCGCTGGCGTCGACGTGGTCCTCTTCCCGGAGCTGGCGATCTCGGGCTACCCGCCCCGCGACATGCTTGAAAAACCCTCGTTCATAGAAGGAAACCTCAGGGCGATCGAGGCTGTGGCGAAAGAGACGCGGGGCACGGCCGCGCTGGTGGGATTTGCCTCCCGCAACGAGTCCAAAGACGGCAGGGGGCTCTTCAACAGCGCAGGGTTTCTCCACGATGGCTCTGTAAAATTCGTACAGCACAAGACGCTCCTGCCTCAGTACGACGTCTTCGACGAGGGCCGCCACTTCGAGCCCGCGAAGGAGCACGAGGTCTACGAGTTCAAGGGCAGGCGCATCGGAATCACGCTGTGCGAGGATCTCTGGAGTAAGCACAGCTTCCGCGGCCGCAGGCTCTATCGAGTCGATCCGGCGCATCTGCTCAAAGAGGCGGGGGCTGAGCTGATATTCAACATCTCCGCATCGCCTTTCACCGTAGGAAAACAGCGGATACGCTATGACCTCTTTTCCGCAGAGGCCAAGTCCGTTGGCCTGCCTGTCTTCTACTGCAACATGGTCGGCGGCAACGACGAGCTGGTGTTCGACGGGAGAAGTTTTGTGCTCGATGCAGAGGGACGTACGGTCTGCGAGGCCCAGGCCTTTGAGGAGGATTTCATCGTCGTGGACAGCGACGCCATGGGAAAACCCAGCGACATCGTCGATCTGCCCGAGGAAGAGGAAATATGGCGTGCGCTGGTCCTGGGGCTTTCGGATTACATGAAGAAATGCGGCTTTGCCCGCGCCGTCGTGGGCCTTTCCGGAGGCATAGATTCGGCAGTTGTCGCCGCGATCGCGTGCGATGCGGTGGGGCCGGACAAGGTCCTCGGCGTGATGCTGCCCTCGCCCTACACCGAGGAACGCAGCCTGCGTGATGCGGAGAGGCTGGCGCGCAATCTCGGGATCTCCACGTGGCATGTGCCGATAAACGAGATCTACGAGACATACCGCCGGGCGCTGGGATATTCGTCGAAGGACGCGGGCGAGGTTTCGCTCGCAGAGGAGAACATTCAGTCGAGGATCAGGGGCAACATCCTCATGGCGATCTCCAACCGCGAAGGCTCGATAGTGCTTTCGACCGGAAACAAGTCGGAGCTCTCCGTCGGCTACTGCACGCTGTACGGCGACATGGCGGGCGGTTTTGCGCTGATATCGGACATCCCCAAGAAGATTGTCTATCGGCTTGCTCAATACGCGAACAGGGGGGGGGAGAGGATCCCAAAGGCCATCATCTTGCGCCCTCCATCTGCGGAGCTGAAGCCCAACCAGGCCGATACGGACAGCCTTCCTCCGTACGACGTGCTCGATCCGATAATGCGCCATTATATTGAGGATCGCATGAGCGCGGAGGAGATTGTGGCAAGGGGGTTCGACAAGGACACGGCCCTGCGCATAATCAGGATGATAGACGCCAACGAGTACAAGCGCAGACAGGCTCCGCCGGGCATCAAGATCACTATGAAGGCGTTCGGCATGGGCCGCCGCTTCCCGATAGCCAGAAAGAGTTAA